A single Drechmeria coniospora strain ARSEF 6962 chromosome 03, whole genome shotgun sequence DNA region contains:
- a CDS encoding Pyridoxal phosphate-dependent transferase, major domain protein — translation MFGGRKFSINRHTGCPKPMLRRFSNVEPSANGESSIFSTSESTALLCSAGLTSWPSRHRGPSLAPSLSLLPLPPSPPPPAPHVTTPPARAARPRHDAADKDAVHIPARPQARHEADAALDAEIQSKIHRQFRNAHEGHMPHAGLDASRSSTGVVWCTERASEYGFLNEPDSWANLGQGAPEVEDDIEGCFKRPDSISISLAAREYAPTAGIRPLREAVAKLYNEMHRKGKDSLYTWENVAIVPGGRAGLIRIAAVLGNAYLSFFLPDYTAYNEMLSLFKNFAAIPVPLSEEDGYHIHPDKIAEEIARGTSVILTSNPRNPTGRVVANPELAEIQDICRGRATFISDEFYSGYNYTSNCDGTTISAAENVDDVDEDDVLIIDGLTKRFRLPGWRIAWILGPKEYISAIGSCGSYLDGGASHAFQEASIPMLDPTLVQTEMVHLQRHFRDKRDYVVRRLREMGFVIKYVPDSTFYLYVTGMPRSLRGGTELTLDSWLNLEGLPDAIADGLNFFQACLEEKVIVVPGIFFDLNPSRRRDLFDSPCHHFVRFSYGPRMDVLRMGLDGIERVVNK, via the exons ATGTTTGGCGGACGCAAGTTTTCCATCAACCGCCATACCGGCTGTCCCAAGCCGATGCTGCGACGCTTCAGCAACGTCGAGCCTTCTGCCAACGGTGAGTCCTCTATCTTCTCGAcgtccgagtcgacggccCTCCTCTGCAGCGCGGGGCTCACTTCTTGGCCGAGTCGGCACCGTGGCCCCTCCCTGGCTCCCTCCTTGTCTCTgcttcccctccccccctcccctcctccccccgcACCGCATGTCACAACCCCTCCAGCTCGAGCGGCACGGCCGAGACACGACGCTGCCGATAAAGACGCCGTCCACATCCCGGCACGGCCCCAGGCGAGGCACGAAGCTGACGCAGCCTTGGATGCAGAGATCCAGTCCAAGATTCATCGCCAGTTCCGAAATGCCCACGAAGGCCACATGCCCCACGCGGGCCTCGATGCGAGCCGATCATCGACGGGCGTCGTCTGGTGCACCGAGCGTGCGTCCGAGTACGGCTTCCTCAACGAGCCCGACAGCTGGGCGAACCTGGGCCAGGGTGCgcccgaggtcgaggacgacatcGAGGGCTGCTTCAAGCGACCCGactccatctccatctccctGGCGGCGCGCGAGtacgcgccgacggccggcatccGACCGCTGCGggaggccgtcgccaagcTCTACAACGAGATGCACCGGAAGGGAAAGGATAGCCTGTACACGTGGGAGAACGTGGCCATCGTGCCCGGCGGCCGTGCCGGGCTGatccgcatcgccgccgtcctcggcaacGCCTATCTGAGCTTCTTCCTGCCCGACTACACGGCGTACAACGAGATGCTGAGTCTCTTCAAGAAC TTTGCCGCCATTCCCGTGCCGCTttccgaggaggacggctACCACATTCACCCCGACAAGATCGCCGAGGAAATCGCGCGAGGCACGTCGGTGATCCTGACGTCCAACCCGCGGAACCCGACGggtcgcgtcgtcgccaaccccgagctcgccgagatcCAGGACATTTGCCGTGGCCGAGCGACCTTTATCAGCGACGAGTTCTACTCGGGCTACAACTACACGAGCAACTGCGACGGCACCACCatctcggcggccgagaatgtcgacgacgtcgacgaggacgacgttctcatcatcgacggcctCACCAAGCGCTTCCGCCTGCCCGGCTGGAGGATCGCCTGGATCCTCGGGCCCAAGGAGTACATCAGCGC CATCGGCTCCTGCGGAAgctacctcgacggcggtgcctCGCACGCCTTCCAGGAGGCCTCGATCCCCATGCTCGACCCGACACTTGTGCAGACGGAGATGGTTCATCTGCAACGCCACTTCAGG GACAAGCGTGATTACGTGGTGCGCCGTCTGCGCGAGATGGGCTTCGTCATCAAATACGTGCCAGACTCGACATTTTACCTGTACGTCACCGGCATGCCACGTTCTCTCCGCGGCGGCACCGAACTGACGCTCGACAGCTGGCTCAACCTCGAGGGTCTacccgacgccatcgccgacggcctcaaCTTTTTCCAGGCTTGCCTGGAAGAAAAGGTGATTGTCGTGCCGGGCATCTTCTTCGACCTCAATCCCTCGCGCCGCCGTGATCTGTTCGACAGCCCTTGCCACCACTTTGTGCGCTTCTCGTACGGTCCGAGAATGGACGTTCTGCGCATGGgactcgacggcatcgagcgcGTCGTCAACAAGTAG
- a CDS encoding chl4: MARLSIPTKAKLPSSLPVEPSNPAVIKSFSRLTRESLLSLALEWLDEGVVANATPYLARRRRGDRDEAAPDQDQDDADDLYPPCRSLDELRALYGDLQQQKSLKRDVVARILEGDWRHGVTLFQLAMADFAHLEEHPASQKWTAYKILPLKTPSKDANEEAPRVDSTSLTIPRFHPSTFIRNLQQQVLPDVKAHYHFHRPKQFPVLFLRIFVIDSPYNTTLTLSTVDSSGTATNFSSSRTIFLAFPDGSPSLYMTKSQATGSRGTGESKSLHSIIVNGVPKALSRPRERFAVKSTNLTSKNLDALLEKRGSGRSNASAGGWSIYANEKAENSPLDPTLSLPPLRGKPWTGTSRARERSQPGPDRAIKRARLAAQARFGGSALVDDGKGVERLEILMQDPFPASSAHQDQPSDEEAERGRDEDKAVDRRRSKVEAFLKQARVDADGDGDDDDASLWTPTVRLAFQGPHVFAGIRQLVEAGIVDGARMPGWMTGEDGVTSGVVRHGRIRGYKGSGL; encoded by the coding sequence ATGGCCCGCCTCTCCATTCCGACCAAAGCCAAACTGCCGTCATCACTGCCCGTCGAACCATCCAACCCGGCCGTCATCAAATCTTTCAGTCGACTCACGCGCGAATCGCTACTCTCTCTTGCTCTCGAATGGCTTGATGAGGGCGTAGTGGCCAATGCGACTCCCTAtcttgctcgccgacggcggggggaccgagacgaggccgcccCAGACCAGGACCAGGATGATGCAGATGATCTCTATCCGCCGTGCCGGTCTCTCGACGAACTCAGGGCTCTCTACGGAGACCTCCAGCAACAAAAGAGCTTGAAGCGCGATGTCGTAGCTCGTATCTTGGAAGGCGATTGGCGTCACGGCGTGACCTTGTTTCAGCTTGCCATGGCCGACTTTGCCCATCTCGAGGAGCATCCTGCGTCGCAGAAATGGACGGCGTACAAGATCTTGCCCCTCAAAACTCCATCCAAGGATGCCAACGAGGAAGCGCCCCGCGTTGACAGCACGAGCTTGACGATACCACGCTTTCATCCCTCCACGTTTATCCGAAatctgcagcagcaggtgctTCCCGACGTCAAGGCGCATTATCACTTCCATCGACCCAAGCAGTTTCCTGTCCTGTTTCTCCGAATATTCGTCATAGACTCTCCCTACAACACAACGCTGACCCTGTCGACCGTGGACAGTTCCGGAACGGCCACCAATTTCAGCAGCTCTCGCACAATCTTCCTGGCATTCCCCGAcggctcgccctcgctctACATGACCAAATCGCAAGCCACCGGCTCCCGAGGCACCGGGGAATCCAAAAGCTTGCACAGTATCATCGTCAACGGCGTTCCCAAAGCGCTCTCGCGCCCGAGGGAGCGTTTTGCCGTCAAGTCCACCAACCTCACCAGCAAGAACCTGGATGCGCTGTTGGAGAAAAGGGGTTCGGGCCGCAGCAATGCGTCGGCTGGCGGCTGGAGCATATACGCAAACGAAAAGGCCGAAAATTCTCCTCTGGACCCTACCCTATCATTACCGCCCTTGCGCGGAAAGCCGTGGACCGGCACGAGTCGAGCGAGGGAAAGATCGCAACCGGGGCCTGATCGCGCCATCAAGCGGGCAAGGTTGGCTGCGCAAGCTCGATTCGGCGGTTCGgcccttgtcgacgacggcaaaggcgtcGAGAGGCTCGAAATCCTGATGCAAGATCCTTTcccggcctcgagcgcgcATCAAGATCAGCCTTCCGACGAAGAAGCGGAACGTGGCCGGGACGAGGACAAAGCCGTGGACCGAAGGCGCAGCAAGGTCGAGGCTTTTCTGAAGCAAGCgcgcgtcgatgccgatggtgacggcgatgacgacgatgcctcCCTGTGGACTCCCACCGTTCGACTTGCCTTTCAAGGACCTCACGTCTTTGCAGGCATccggcagctcgtcgaggcgggcaTCGTCGATGGCGCGCGCATGCCCGGGTGGATGACCGGCGAGGATGGGGTCACAAGTGGTGTGGTAAGGCACGGTCGAATAAGAGGGTACAAGGGGTCGGGGCTATGA
- a CDS encoding Regulatory protein cys-3, whose product MSTFNGRHGPNVSQYLRDLNTINPQDAVREETFTMEDDLALFTNTQFFDFDSGQNLDFQAQPVKADTKSVARHNSSTADDVTTASPSVMGDISNLDFMSGDFSFSDFSGGAFAAPSLNSFADGAQAFQPLQPIQQQQQQQQSQFRQGSGQPGDKQKSDSAAGISPIPMASQQLNFEDASRAAAEDDKRRRNTAASARFRIKKKQREQALEKSAKEMTDKITSLENKVSQLETENKWLKNLLVEKNEGGDDITALWREFTKHASTKTKAAPASSSAAEFIKTEG is encoded by the exons ATGTCGACGTtcaacggccggcacggtCCAAACGTGTCGCAGTATCTGCGGGACCTCAACACCATCAACCCCCAGGACGCGGTCCGGGAGGAGACGTTCACCATGGAGGACGATCTCGCCCTCTTCACGAACACGCAATTCTTCGACTTTGATTCCGGCCAAAACTTGGACTTTCAGGCCCAGCCGGTCAAGGCCGACACCAAGTCGGTCGCTCGGCACAACTCCAGCACAGCCGACGAtgtgacgacggcatcgccatccgTCATGGGAGACATTTCGAACCTCGACTTCATGTCTG GCGACTTTAGCTTTTCTGATTTCAGCGGCGGCGCGTTTGCGGCACCATCCTTGAACTCGTTCGCGGATGGTGCCCAGGCCTTTCAGCCGTTGCAACCCAtccagcagcaacagcagcagcagcagtctCAGTTCCGGCAAGGCAGCGGCCAGCCAGGGGACAAGCAAAAGTCGGATTCCGCGGCCGGGATATCTCCCATTCCCATGGCGAGCCAGCAGCTGAACTTTGAAGATGCATCTCGCGCCGCGGCGGAAGACGACAAGCGGAGACGGaacacggcggcgagcgcccGGTTCCGCATCAAGAAGAAGCAGCGTGAGCAGGCGCTCGAGAAGTCGGCCAAGGAAATGACGGACAAGATCACGTCTCTCGAAAACAAGGTGTCTCAGCTGGAGACGGAGAACAAGTGGTTGAAGAACCTTCTCGTGGAGAAGAacgagggtggcgacgacATCACGGCACTCTGGAGGGAGTTTACCAAGCACGCGAGCACAAAGACCAAGGCTGCACCTGCCAGCTCATCCGCCGCCGAATTCATCAAGACGGAAGGGTGA